A genomic segment from Roseibium algicola encodes:
- a CDS encoding PepSY-associated TM helix domain-containing protein, which produces MSNIPSDAVNASTPSRFYLAAWRWHFYAGLYVVPFLIMLAVTGLLMMFISVLDGRDGEYIKVAIAGEPVALSQQAGAALATRGQGASLVEWIGAKTADGANVFRVNDAGTNYMVAVDPYSGSVVESWIRRDGWYDLLNDIHGTLLVGDLGDRLIEIAAGLAIVLIVTGLYLWWPRAGSGNALVPDLRANGRALWKSLHKMIGAYVSLILLVFLVSGLSWAGVWGEKFVQAWSTFPAEKWSNVPLSDDTHASMNHGSIKDVPWGLEQTSMPMSGSDAGTDAIAAGTPIDLDSIAAFGRKIGFEGRFRVNLPGNETGVWTINQDSMSNDSENPMVDRTVHIDQYTGRILADVGFADYSLPAKGMAIGIAFHEGDMGLWNVVLNTLFCLSVIFLCVSGLVMWWLRRPKGSALRVFAPKSPDDLPHWRCAMILMLAVSLAFPLVGITLLSVLALDYLVVKRVPVLRKAIG; this is translated from the coding sequence ATGAGCAACATCCCTTCGGACGCTGTAAATGCGTCGACCCCCAGCCGATTTTACCTGGCTGCCTGGCGTTGGCACTTTTACGCCGGTCTTTATGTTGTGCCGTTTCTGATCATGCTGGCCGTCACCGGCCTTTTGATGATGTTTATTTCTGTTCTTGATGGCCGCGACGGGGAATACATCAAGGTTGCAATTGCCGGCGAACCAGTGGCGCTGTCGCAGCAGGCCGGCGCTGCGCTGGCAACGCGCGGGCAGGGCGCGAGCCTGGTGGAATGGATCGGCGCCAAGACCGCCGACGGAGCCAATGTCTTCCGCGTCAACGACGCTGGCACCAATTACATGGTGGCAGTTGATCCTTATTCGGGCTCGGTCGTTGAGAGCTGGATCCGGCGTGACGGCTGGTATGACCTACTGAACGACATTCACGGGACGCTGCTGGTCGGCGATCTTGGTGATCGTCTGATCGAAATCGCAGCCGGCCTTGCCATCGTGCTGATCGTGACCGGTCTTTATCTGTGGTGGCCACGGGCAGGCAGTGGAAATGCTCTTGTGCCGGATCTTCGCGCAAATGGTCGTGCGCTCTGGAAGAGCCTGCACAAGATGATCGGCGCCTATGTTTCTCTCATCCTGCTGGTCTTCCTGGTCAGTGGTCTCTCCTGGGCCGGTGTCTGGGGCGAGAAATTCGTTCAGGCCTGGAGCACCTTTCCAGCCGAAAAATGGTCGAACGTGCCTCTGTCCGACGACACCCACGCCTCGATGAACCATGGCTCGATAAAGGACGTTCCCTGGGGGCTGGAACAGACAAGCATGCCGATGTCCGGCTCTGATGCCGGCACCGACGCGATTGCTGCCGGAACGCCTATTGATCTGGACAGTATTGCCGCGTTCGGCCGGAAAATCGGCTTTGAAGGGCGGTTCCGGGTGAACCTTCCCGGCAATGAAACCGGTGTCTGGACCATCAACCAGGATTCCATGAGCAACGACTCAGAGAACCCGATGGTCGACCGCACGGTGCATATCGATCAATACACCGGGCGGATCCTGGCTGATGTCGGTTTTGCGGATTATTCCCTGCCGGCCAAGGGCATGGCCATCGGTATCGCCTTTCATGAAGGCGACATGGGGCTCTGGAACGTGGTGCTCAACACCTTATTCTGCCTGTCGGTGATTTTCCTTTGCGTCAGCGGGCTTGTCATGTGGTGGCTGCGACGGCCCAAAGGTTCCGCCCTTCGGGTTTTTGCACCGAAATCGCCGGACGACCTGCCGCATTGGCGCTGCGCGATGATCCTGATGCTGGCCGTCTCCCTGGCCTTTCCGCTGGTCGGCATCACGCTATTGAGCGTGCTGGCGCTGGACTATCTTGTTGTCAAACGCGTGCCGGTTCTGAGAAAGGCCATCGGATGA
- a CDS encoding DUF2946 family protein produces MAAARLLLLLPFLVTALVPKGYMPDVRADGGFTVTLCTTEGLRTVTLDANGAEIPPGSDEDSPAEKASRHCVFAGVGAFAAPDRVPFLFVQEEISRQPVFLPAKVWASSTPRGRNFARAPPLNA; encoded by the coding sequence ATGGCGGCAGCCAGGCTACTGCTTCTGCTGCCGTTTCTGGTCACGGCGCTTGTGCCCAAGGGGTACATGCCGGACGTGCGCGCGGATGGCGGTTTTACCGTCACGCTGTGTACCACCGAGGGCCTTCGCACTGTTACGCTGGATGCGAACGGTGCAGAAATTCCGCCGGGTTCCGACGAGGATAGCCCTGCGGAAAAGGCCTCCCGCCATTGCGTCTTTGCCGGTGTCGGTGCGTTTGCTGCGCCTGACAGGGTGCCTTTCCTTTTCGTGCAGGAAGAGATCTCCCGCCAACCGGTTTTTCTCCCTGCAAAGGTCTGGGCTTCCAGCACGCCGCGCGGCCGCAACTTTGCCCGCGCACCGCCGCTCAACGCGTGA
- a CDS encoding DUF6732 family protein: MIRRTILAGLAAALPTSAFAHGGHLGELAGHSHWVGVAALAGAALVAGIIALKDKKQKKAEDAPEARPEDDETAGEAAQ, encoded by the coding sequence ATGATCAGACGGACCATCCTTGCAGGCCTTGCCGCCGCGCTGCCTACCTCCGCCTTTGCCCATGGGGGCCATCTTGGCGAACTCGCCGGTCATTCCCACTGGGTCGGGGTCGCAGCCCTTGCCGGTGCCGCGCTCGTCGCCGGCATCATCGCCCTCAAAGACAAGAAGCAGAAAAAAGCCGAAGACGCGCCTGAAGCCCGTCCGGAAGACGACGAGACTGCCGGAGAAGCTGCTCAATGA
- a CDS encoding sirohydrochlorin chelatase: MSEKLGLMICGHGSRNKGAVKQFAQLAKGLTARFPDWPVEYGYLEFANPVIHDGLNKLREAGCTRVLAVPGMLFAAGHAKNDIPSVLNTYQAMHPEMTISYGRELAVDTRMVKAAAARVQEAIDAADSDVPLHETLLMVVGRGASDPDANSNVSKITRMLWEGFGFGWAETCYSGVTFPLVGPGLEHAAKLGYKRVIVFPYFLFTGVLVQRIYSTTEEVAAKHPEIEFLKAGYLNDHPQVIDTMADRVQEILQGANLMNCQMCKYREQVLGFEAEVGLAQESHHHHVEGLGAEAECKLCDEICTGACEKQVQAGGHHHHDHGHHHHDHSHDHGHDHAHHHGHSHDHSHEHGHSHGHGHGHGHDHDHHHHPYPHADHPHGPRSLNRGD; this comes from the coding sequence ATGAGCGAAAAACTCGGACTGATGATCTGCGGCCATGGCAGCCGCAACAAGGGTGCCGTAAAGCAATTTGCACAGCTGGCGAAAGGCCTGACGGCTCGCTTCCCCGATTGGCCGGTGGAATACGGATATCTGGAATTCGCCAACCCGGTCATTCATGACGGACTGAACAAGCTGCGCGAGGCCGGCTGCACCCGCGTTCTGGCCGTGCCGGGCATGCTGTTTGCCGCAGGTCACGCCAAGAACGACATTCCCTCGGTCCTGAACACCTATCAGGCCATGCATCCGGAGATGACGATCTCCTATGGCCGGGAACTGGCCGTCGACACACGCATGGTGAAAGCCGCCGCTGCCCGTGTTCAGGAAGCGATCGACGCTGCCGACAGCGATGTTCCGCTGCACGAGACCCTGCTGATGGTGGTCGGGCGCGGTGCTTCCGATCCGGACGCGAACTCCAACGTCTCCAAGATTACCCGCATGCTTTGGGAAGGCTTCGGTTTCGGCTGGGCGGAAACCTGCTACTCCGGCGTCACCTTCCCCCTGGTCGGCCCCGGTCTCGAACATGCGGCAAAGCTCGGCTACAAGCGCGTCATCGTGTTCCCCTATTTCCTGTTCACCGGCGTACTGGTCCAGCGGATCTATTCGACCACGGAAGAAGTTGCCGCCAAACATCCGGAAATCGAATTCCTGAAAGCCGGTTATCTGAACGACCACCCGCAGGTGATCGACACGATGGCCGATCGGGTGCAGGAGATCCTGCAGGGCGCAAATCTGATGAACTGCCAGATGTGCAAGTACCGCGAACAGGTCCTTGGCTTCGAAGCCGAAGTGGGTCTGGCCCAGGAAAGCCACCACCATCACGTGGAAGGCCTCGGCGCGGAAGCAGAATGCAAGCTGTGTGACGAGATCTGCACCGGAGCCTGCGAAAAGCAGGTGCAGGCGGGTGGTCATCATCACCACGACCATGGTCATCATCATCACGATCACTCCCATGACCATGGGCATGATCACGCGCATCATCATGGCCACTCTCATGATCATTCGCACGAGCATGGGCATAGCCACGGGCACGGGCACGGGCACGGGCATGATCACGATCATCACCACCACCCCTACCCGCACGCAGACCATCCGCACGGCCCCCGGTCGTTGAACCGCGGAGACTGA
- a CDS encoding precorrin-8X methylmutase has translation MPSYDYEKDPAAIYRQSFSIVRSEAELSHLPDGLKPVAVRLIHACGMTDLPQDLAWSEDILSAAQDAFARAAPVFCDVEMVVHGVIRSRLPTDCDVVCTLNDPAVPTLAKELGTTRSAAAVELWRDRLEGAIVAVGNAPTALFHLLEMIAAGGPKPALVLGFPVGFVGAAESKEALISNPFKVPFLAVRGRRGGSAMAAAAVNALAAGLPEET, from the coding sequence ATGCCGTCCTACGACTATGAAAAGGACCCGGCGGCGATTTACCGCCAATCCTTTTCAATCGTGCGGTCGGAAGCAGAACTGTCTCATCTACCCGACGGGCTGAAACCGGTCGCGGTGCGTCTGATCCACGCCTGCGGCATGACAGACCTTCCGCAGGATCTTGCCTGGTCGGAGGATATCCTGTCTGCCGCGCAGGATGCCTTCGCGCGGGCCGCACCCGTCTTTTGCGATGTGGAGATGGTGGTGCATGGCGTCATTCGCTCCCGTCTTCCGACTGACTGCGACGTGGTTTGCACCTTGAATGACCCCGCGGTTCCGACCCTTGCCAAAGAGCTCGGCACGACCCGCTCGGCTGCCGCGGTGGAGCTCTGGCGCGACAGGCTGGAGGGAGCCATCGTTGCGGTTGGCAATGCGCCGACGGCTCTCTTCCATCTGCTTGAAATGATTGCCGCCGGCGGACCGAAACCGGCGCTGGTTCTGGGGTTCCCGGTCGGGTTTGTGGGCGCCGCGGAATCCAAGGAGGCTCTGATCTCCAATCCGTTCAAGGTACCCTTCCTGGCTGTTCGCGGCCGCAGGGGCGGATCGGCCATGGCTGCCGCCGCAGTCAACGCTCTTGCCGCCGGCCTGCCGGAGGAAACGTAA
- the cbiE gene encoding precorrin-6y C5,15-methyltransferase (decarboxylating) subunit CbiE translates to MTSSTDKRPWLTLVGLGEDGVLAPGGAEALAGADIVYGGTRHLELTGGITAEKRTWPSPFATVFEDLAALRQKRVAVLATGDPMWFGIGSSLLKHFPAHELMVLPSPSAFQLAAARMGWALQETDCLSVHGRPVDLLRASLYPGARILCLTSNAETPRQVADLLADEGYGRSRMTVLEHLGGTRERCVAGTAEDWSTEVADFHTLALDVIADPGVRFRARIPGLADDAFRHDGKMTKQDIRAITLAELKPHPGALLWDVGAGCGSIAIEWLRAADRTRAIGLEPHVERRQMAAENAVALGVPHLELSDATAPEGLHDLPQPDAIFIGGGLTASGVIKACLAALGPGGRLVANAVTLESEAILLSAYQSHGGTLKKVSVHRASAVGGLTGWRPLMPVTQWSLTKS, encoded by the coding sequence ATGACTTCCTCGACAGACAAGCGCCCGTGGTTGACGCTGGTTGGCCTGGGCGAGGACGGTGTTCTGGCTCCGGGTGGTGCAGAAGCCCTGGCAGGTGCAGATATCGTTTATGGCGGCACCCGACACCTGGAGCTGACGGGCGGGATCACTGCCGAGAAACGGACATGGCCCAGCCCGTTTGCAACCGTCTTCGAAGATCTGGCAGCGCTCAGGCAGAAGCGCGTCGCGGTGTTGGCGACAGGAGATCCCATGTGGTTCGGCATCGGCTCGTCCTTGCTGAAGCATTTCCCTGCGCACGAGCTGATGGTGCTGCCCTCGCCGTCCGCGTTCCAGCTGGCTGCCGCACGAATGGGGTGGGCCTTGCAGGAAACCGACTGCCTGTCGGTTCATGGTCGACCAGTCGATCTGTTGCGGGCATCGCTTTACCCGGGCGCCCGGATCCTGTGTCTAACCAGCAATGCGGAAACTCCCCGCCAGGTGGCTGACCTCCTGGCCGACGAAGGCTATGGGCGCAGCCGGATGACGGTTCTGGAGCATCTCGGCGGCACCAGGGAAAGGTGCGTCGCAGGTACCGCGGAAGACTGGTCGACCGAGGTTGCCGATTTTCACACACTTGCTCTGGATGTGATTGCCGACCCCGGTGTGCGGTTCCGTGCGCGGATACCCGGCCTTGCCGATGATGCCTTTCGCCACGACGGCAAGATGACCAAGCAGGACATCCGCGCCATCACACTGGCGGAGTTGAAGCCTCACCCAGGCGCACTCTTGTGGGATGTCGGTGCAGGCTGCGGTTCGATTGCCATCGAATGGTTGCGGGCAGCCGACCGAACCCGGGCCATCGGCCTGGAGCCGCATGTGGAACGGCGGCAAATGGCGGCTGAAAACGCTGTCGCGCTCGGCGTCCCACATCTGGAACTGTCGGACGCGACCGCTCCGGAAGGCCTCCACGATCTGCCACAGCCGGACGCGATCTTCATTGGCGGCGGCCTGACAGCCTCCGGTGTGATCAAGGCCTGTCTTGCAGCGCTAGGTCCCGGGGGACGGCTTGTCGCCAATGCAGTGACCCTGGAGAGCGAGGCAATACTCCTCTCCGCCTATCAGTCTCATGGAGGCACTTTGAAGAAAGTTTCCGTTCACCGGGCAAGCGCCGTCGGCGGCTTGACCGGATGGCGTCCCCTGATGCCCGTGACGCAGTGGAGCCTGACGAAATCATGA
- the cobI gene encoding precorrin-2 C(20)-methyltransferase, with protein MTGTLYGIGLGPGDPELMTLKAHRLIASARVIAYPAPDSGESFARSIASDVIPVGVREIPIVVPMRVDRFPAQEIYDKAAEEIAAVLANGEDVVTLCEGDPFFFGSFMYLFERLSDRFTIEIVPGVTSLTACAAQLRRPLTARNDVLTVIPGPLPDADIRRKIEEAQAVAIMKVGRHLTRLKTLLSDMGLLEKAGYVERASLPEQKVHRLIDLETDTAPYFSMILIYKGEEAWTLPPSYSS; from the coding sequence ATGACGGGCACACTCTATGGCATAGGTCTTGGCCCGGGCGATCCGGAGCTGATGACCCTGAAGGCGCACAGGCTGATCGCAAGCGCACGGGTAATTGCCTACCCCGCGCCCGATTCCGGTGAAAGCTTTGCCCGGTCAATCGCCTCTGATGTGATCCCTGTCGGCGTGCGGGAAATCCCGATTGTCGTACCGATGCGGGTCGACAGGTTCCCGGCACAGGAGATCTACGACAAGGCCGCCGAAGAGATAGCTGCCGTTTTGGCAAACGGTGAGGATGTCGTGACCTTGTGTGAAGGAGATCCATTCTTCTTCGGTTCTTTCATGTATCTGTTCGAGCGCCTGTCCGACCGTTTCACGATAGAAATCGTGCCCGGGGTCACCTCGCTGACAGCCTGCGCCGCTCAGTTGAGACGACCGCTGACGGCACGAAACGATGTACTAACCGTCATTCCAGGCCCGCTTCCGGACGCGGACATCCGCCGCAAGATCGAAGAAGCCCAGGCGGTTGCCATCATGAAGGTTGGCCGTCACCTGACACGGCTGAAGACCTTGCTTTCCGACATGGGGCTGCTGGAAAAGGCCGGCTACGTGGAACGTGCCAGCCTGCCGGAGCAGAAGGTTCATCGGCTCATCGACCTTGAGACCGACACCGCCCCCTATTTTTCCATGATCCTCATCTACAAGGGAGAAGAAGCGTGGACGCTTCCCCCATCCTACTCGTCCTGA
- the cobJ gene encoding precorrin-3B C(17)-methyltransferase: protein MDASPILLVLNQAGLAAAEVIARRFSTARIHGLAGRVPTADTQFNETIDHIRLLFQAGHPIVGFCASGILIRALAPVLSDKTTEPPVIAVSEDGKSVVPLLGGHRGANELAKLLASALGGHAAITTAGDTKLGVALDAPPRGWRLANPEDAKPVMAELLSGAPVRLEGRADWLKEAKLQQADDAAITLSATEHPEEASPTRLVYHPQRYAVGVGCARGCDAAELIELVETELAGANIAKGAVACIATIDLKADEAAVNALAAHLDVPLRVFSAEDLQRETPRLKNPSPVVFKEVGCYGVSEGAALAASGAFGTLKVEKQKTENATCAIARSPKWIDTDTVGRARGHLSVIGIGPGKDDWRTPEATKLLAEATDVVGYSLYLDIVDQHITGKTHHNFPLGAEEDRVRFALEEAGKGKNVALISSGDAGIYAMGSLVYELLHRNEEYGGVSDAAKRVSVTNAPGISALQACSARIGAPLGHDFCAISLSDLLTPWEVIERRLRAAAEGDFVIAFYNPVSKRRRTQLAAAKEILLEHRSAATPVILGVNLGRPEETIRVTSLHALSVDDVDMLTTVLVGSTNTRTVMRGDGKPFVYTPRGYAKRIDAPKPVEAAPVAIEAAPSSLMEDVTTDISDILETDDKS, encoded by the coding sequence GTGGACGCTTCCCCCATCCTACTCGTCCTGAACCAGGCCGGCCTCGCCGCTGCCGAAGTGATCGCCAGACGGTTTTCAACCGCCCGCATCCACGGGCTTGCGGGCCGTGTGCCGACAGCGGACACCCAGTTCAACGAGACGATCGACCATATCCGCCTGTTGTTTCAGGCCGGTCATCCGATCGTCGGCTTCTGCGCCAGCGGCATTCTGATCCGTGCGCTTGCACCGGTCCTGTCCGACAAGACAACCGAACCGCCGGTGATCGCCGTGTCGGAAGACGGCAAGAGTGTCGTTCCGCTGCTCGGTGGTCATCGCGGCGCCAACGAACTGGCCAAGCTTCTGGCCAGCGCTCTCGGTGGGCACGCGGCGATCACGACGGCTGGGGACACCAAGCTTGGTGTTGCGCTCGACGCCCCGCCCCGCGGCTGGCGTCTCGCCAATCCGGAAGATGCAAAACCGGTGATGGCCGAGCTGCTCTCCGGCGCTCCCGTTCGCCTGGAAGGCCGCGCCGACTGGCTGAAAGAGGCAAAGCTGCAGCAGGCAGACGATGCCGCCATCACGCTTTCGGCAACCGAACATCCGGAAGAAGCAAGCCCGACGCGTCTGGTCTACCACCCGCAGCGCTATGCTGTTGGCGTCGGCTGCGCGCGCGGGTGCGATGCGGCCGAACTGATCGAACTGGTCGAGACCGAACTGGCGGGAGCCAACATTGCCAAGGGCGCTGTTGCCTGCATCGCGACCATCGACCTCAAGGCAGATGAGGCCGCTGTCAATGCTCTCGCTGCGCATCTGGATGTGCCGCTTCGGGTCTTTTCCGCAGAAGACCTGCAACGCGAGACCCCGCGTCTGAAAAACCCGTCGCCCGTCGTCTTCAAGGAAGTCGGCTGTTACGGAGTGTCTGAAGGGGCTGCCCTGGCCGCGTCCGGCGCCTTTGGAACGCTGAAGGTCGAAAAGCAGAAAACCGAAAACGCAACTTGCGCCATTGCACGGTCTCCGAAGTGGATTGACACCGACACGGTCGGTCGGGCTCGCGGACATCTGTCCGTTATCGGTATCGGTCCGGGCAAGGACGACTGGCGCACACCGGAGGCCACCAAGCTTCTGGCGGAAGCAACCGACGTTGTCGGCTACTCGCTTTATCTCGACATTGTCGACCAGCACATTACCGGCAAGACCCACCACAACTTCCCGCTTGGCGCGGAAGAGGATCGCGTCCGCTTTGCGCTGGAAGAAGCCGGCAAGGGCAAGAATGTCGCGCTGATTTCCTCCGGTGATGCCGGCATCTACGCCATGGGTTCGCTGGTCTATGAACTGTTGCACAGGAATGAGGAGTATGGCGGTGTGTCGGATGCCGCCAAGCGGGTCAGCGTCACAAACGCGCCGGGCATTTCAGCCCTTCAGGCCTGCTCGGCCCGTATCGGCGCGCCGCTTGGCCATGATTTCTGCGCGATCTCGCTGTCCGATCTCCTTACCCCGTGGGAGGTGATCGAAAGGCGCCTGAGGGCAGCAGCCGAGGGCGACTTCGTGATTGCCTTCTACAACCCGGTGTCCAAACGCCGCCGCACGCAGCTTGCAGCCGCAAAGGAAATCCTGCTGGAGCACCGCTCGGCAGCGACACCGGTCATTCTCGGCGTCAATCTTGGCCGGCCGGAGGAAACCATCCGCGTCACCAGTCTGCATGCGCTCAGCGTCGACGATGTCGACATGCTGACCACCGTGCTGGTCGGTTCGACCAACACCCGCACCGTCATGCGCGGTGACGGGAAACCTTTCGTCTATACACCGCGCGGTTATGCCAAGCGGATCGACGCACCAAAGCCGGTGGAAGCAGCACCAGTTGCCATTGAAGCCGCGCCTTCGTCCCTGATGGAAGACGTAACGACCGACATTTCCGACATTCTCGAAACGGATGACAAATCATGA
- the cobM gene encoding precorrin-4 C(11)-methyltransferase codes for MTVHFIGAGPGDPDLITVRGLKLIQSCPVCLFAGSLVPEQIVAAAPEGARVIDTAPMTLDEIIDEIKAAHEKGQNVARVHSGDPSIYGATAEQMRRLDALGIDYDVTPGVPAFAAAAAALKTELTIPEVAQTIIVTRTAMKSSAMPNNEDLDTLGKSGATLAIHLSIRNLREVERQLTPHYGADCPVIVAYRVGWPDEAFIHGTLSTIAAEVRASKITRTALIFVGHALKPAADFRDSALYDADHVHVLRPKKKAKA; via the coding sequence ATGACCGTTCATTTCATTGGCGCCGGACCTGGCGATCCCGATCTCATCACCGTTCGCGGCCTGAAGCTCATCCAATCCTGCCCGGTCTGCCTTTTCGCGGGCTCGCTGGTACCTGAACAGATCGTTGCCGCCGCACCGGAAGGTGCACGCGTCATAGACACGGCCCCGATGACGCTTGACGAGATCATCGACGAGATCAAGGCTGCCCATGAAAAGGGCCAGAACGTTGCCCGGGTTCATTCCGGCGACCCTTCCATTTACGGTGCAACGGCGGAGCAGATGCGCCGTCTGGACGCACTCGGCATCGATTATGATGTAACACCGGGCGTGCCGGCCTTCGCGGCCGCGGCCGCTGCACTCAAGACCGAGCTGACCATCCCCGAAGTTGCCCAGACCATCATTGTCACCCGCACGGCAATGAAATCCTCGGCGATGCCGAACAACGAGGACCTGGACACGCTCGGCAAGAGCGGGGCGACCCTGGCAATTCACCTGTCGATCAGGAACCTGCGGGAAGTCGAACGTCAGTTGACGCCGCATTACGGTGCCGATTGCCCGGTGATCGTCGCCTACCGTGTCGGTTGGCCGGATGAGGCCTTCATTCACGGCACATTGTCGACCATTGCCGCAGAAGTGCGTGCCTCCAAGATCACCCGCACCGCGTTGATCTTCGTCGGCCATGCCTTGAAGCCCGCAGCTGACTTCCGCGACAGTGCCCTTTACGACGCCGACCACGTGCATGTGCTGCGCCCGAAGAAGAAGGCGAAAGCCTGA
- a CDS encoding class I SAM-dependent DNA methyltransferase, which yields MTDENPLLKQAISLSGDPDAIRKFYADWAETYDADLLQTIGYVGPRIAAEALVKRLPKTALVLDAGCGTGLVGSELVSRNSALTIDGIDLTPAMLELSRSRGTYRNLSQADMMGPLSDIDDNIYDGIVSAGVFTNGHVGPEGIDELLRIAKPGAPIVLTVRDSAWAADGFKAKVEKLEQDGKTRTLEITHNPYHTKEDVYCELVVLEVV from the coding sequence ATGACAGATGAAAACCCACTTCTGAAACAGGCGATTTCTCTCAGCGGTGATCCCGATGCCATTCGCAAGTTCTACGCGGACTGGGCGGAGACCTACGATGCCGACCTGCTTCAGACCATAGGGTATGTCGGTCCCAGGATTGCAGCGGAAGCACTGGTCAAACGCCTGCCCAAAACGGCGCTGGTTCTGGACGCAGGCTGTGGGACCGGCCTCGTCGGGAGCGAGCTTGTCAGTCGCAATTCAGCCCTGACCATTGACGGCATCGACCTGACGCCGGCAATGCTGGAGCTGTCGCGCAGTCGGGGGACCTACCGCAATCTTTCCCAGGCCGACATGATGGGCCCGCTCTCGGACATTGACGACAACATTTATGACGGCATCGTCAGCGCGGGCGTCTTCACGAATGGCCATGTGGGGCCGGAAGGGATCGACGAACTGCTGCGCATCGCCAAACCGGGTGCTCCTATCGTCCTGACAGTACGCGATAGCGCCTGGGCGGCCGACGGCTTCAAGGCCAAGGTCGAGAAGCTGGAACAGGACGGCAAGACAAGGACGCTGGAGATCACCCATAATCCCTATCACACCAAGGAAGACGTCTATTGCGAGCTGGTCGTGCTTGAGGTGGTTTAG
- a CDS encoding cobyrinate a,c-diamide synthase, whose amino-acid sequence MPADTAKAGAKGVLIAAPSSGAGKTTLTLALLRALKSAGRSVVSAKSGPDYIDPKFHEAASGVSCINLDAWAMDPATLQMLAHRQADSHDVLVVEGAMGLFDGAASGKGSAADLAATLHLPVILVVDCGKQAQSVAALVHGFQSFRPDINLAGVILNKVGSPRHEAMLRAALAPLAIDVLGVLPRAQELGLPERHLGLVQAGEHPDLEAFLEKASDLCTRNVDLNRLETLAAPLSPAGDNRENLPAPLGQCIAIAWDVAFAFSYPHLLEFWRKQGARLEFFSPLANEAPSPDADAIFLPGGYPELHAGKLAAADRFKAGVLRAAATGKLIYGECGGYMTLGKGMIDADGTRHEMLGLLPLETSFQTRKRHLGYRKVMPLRGLPWQMPLSAHEFHYASIMSEGGAERLFSAEDAEGNELVQMGLCAGSVMGSFAHVIARA is encoded by the coding sequence ATGCCGGCTGACACTGCCAAGGCAGGCGCCAAGGGTGTTCTGATCGCGGCGCCATCGTCAGGTGCTGGCAAGACCACACTGACGCTTGCCTTGCTGCGGGCGCTGAAATCCGCCGGGCGTTCGGTCGTTTCGGCCAAATCCGGCCCGGATTACATCGATCCGAAATTCCACGAAGCTGCCAGTGGTGTGTCCTGCATCAACCTGGACGCCTGGGCTATGGACCCGGCGACACTGCAGATGCTTGCCCACCGTCAAGCCGACAGTCATGACGTTCTCGTGGTCGAAGGCGCCATGGGGCTTTTCGACGGAGCTGCCAGCGGCAAGGGCTCGGCTGCCGACCTGGCGGCAACGCTGCATCTACCTGTGATTCTCGTCGTCGATTGCGGCAAACAGGCCCAGTCGGTCGCAGCGCTTGTTCATGGGTTTCAAAGCTTCCGGCCGGATATCAATCTCGCAGGCGTTATTCTCAACAAGGTTGGCAGCCCGCGCCACGAAGCCATGTTGCGCGCAGCGCTGGCACCGCTCGCCATCGATGTTCTGGGTGTCTTGCCGCGGGCTCAGGAACTAGGCCTTCCCGAACGCCACCTGGGGCTTGTCCAGGCGGGGGAGCATCCGGATCTGGAGGCCTTTCTGGAAAAGGCGAGCGACCTGTGTACCCGGAATGTAGACCTGAACCGCCTGGAAACATTGGCTGCACCACTGAGCCCTGCCGGTGATAACAGGGAAAACCTGCCTGCGCCGCTTGGCCAGTGCATTGCCATTGCCTGGGACGTTGCCTTTGCCTTTTCCTATCCGCATCTGCTGGAGTTCTGGCGAAAGCAGGGCGCGAGGCTCGAGTTTTTCTCGCCACTCGCGAATGAAGCACCGTCACCTGATGCCGATGCAATTTTTCTCCCCGGCGGTTATCCGGAGCTACATGCCGGAAAGCTGGCTGCGGCAGACAGGTTCAAGGCTGGGGTTTTGCGGGCCGCAGCTACCGGAAAGCTGATCTATGGCGAGTGTGGTGGCTACATGACACTCGGCAAGGGCATGATCGATGCCGATGGCACACGCCACGAAATGCTGGGGCTTTTGCCGCTGGAGACCTCGTTTCAGACCCGCAAGCGTCACCTCGGGTACCGAAAAGTCATGCCACTCCGTGGCCTGCCCTGGCAAATGCCGCTATCCGCACACGAATTCCACTATGCCTCCATAATGTCGGAAGGCGGGGCGGAGCGGCTGTTTTCAGCGGAAGATGCCGAAGGCAACGAACTGGTGCAGATGGGGCTGTGCGCTGGATCGGTCATGGGCTCTTTTGCCCATGTCATCGCTCGCGCCTAA